A region from the Rheinheimera mangrovi genome encodes:
- the rdgC gene encoding recombination-associated protein RdgC encodes MWFKNLRLYQVTENLNTDQDQLEQALAAFKFTPCTSQEAIKMGFTSPLHPSLKQYCHQTNDVMLFAVKRQEKVLPGSVVNEELAPKIDAMEQEKGRPLSRKEKQALKEELIQTLLPRAFSKSSVTTALYDKQQGWLLVDTSSASRAEELLALLRKAFGSLPAMPLLDNHQLNQQLHFWLQGKELPEGFQLGAEAELKAPDEEGAKVRFINHLLSADEVQSHLQDKLVTKLALEQDEKVTFLICEDGSIKRLKFHDLLSGSNEEMGWDDVIGRLDADLLLMTDALRHALLPLKANIAVQ; translated from the coding sequence ATGTGGTTTAAAAATTTACGTTTATATCAGGTCACCGAAAACTTAAACACCGACCAGGATCAATTAGAGCAGGCCTTAGCTGCATTCAAATTCACCCCTTGCACCTCGCAGGAAGCCATTAAAATGGGCTTCACCAGCCCCTTACATCCAAGCCTGAAGCAATATTGCCACCAGACCAATGACGTGATGTTGTTTGCGGTGAAACGTCAGGAAAAAGTGCTGCCGGGTTCTGTGGTCAATGAAGAACTGGCACCTAAAATTGACGCGATGGAACAGGAAAAAGGCCGTCCTTTAAGCCGCAAAGAAAAGCAGGCGTTAAAAGAAGAACTGATCCAGACTTTGCTTCCACGTGCTTTCAGTAAATCCAGCGTCACTACCGCCTTGTATGACAAACAACAAGGCTGGTTATTAGTGGATACCAGCAGCGCCAGCAGAGCAGAAGAATTACTGGCTTTGCTGCGTAAAGCTTTTGGCTCCTTACCTGCGATGCCGCTGTTGGACAACCACCAGTTAAATCAACAGCTGCATTTCTGGTTACAAGGTAAAGAGTTACCGGAAGGTTTTCAGTTAGGGGCTGAAGCTGAATTAAAAGCTCCGGATGAAGAAGGTGCTAAAGTGCGCTTTATCAACCACTTGTTAAGTGCCGATGAAGTGCAAAGCCATTTACAGGATAAACTGGTGACTAAGCTGGCCTTAGAGCAGGATGAAAAAGTGACCTTTTTAATTTGCGAAGATGGCAGTATCAAAAGGCTGAAATTCCATGACTTGTTGTCGGGTTCAAATGAAGAAATGGGCTGGGATGATGTGATAGGTCGGTTAGATGCTGATTTATTGCTGATGACAGACGCATTACGTCATGCTCTGTTGCCACTAAAAGCTAATATCGCCGTGCAGTAA